From a single Pieris napi chromosome 7, ilPieNapi1.2, whole genome shotgun sequence genomic region:
- the LOC125050913 gene encoding UPF0430 protein CG31712, with protein MIMGRSRSRSKSPRRHHKSNKHSRKKSRSKDRSSSRSRSTKHAEKSRERSSKSRKRSHSVSSASTTDGSYDGSRSRKKSKCRNKMDEVDRLAEMERQRRIREAEQKVVEEEAAKRIELLVKKRVEEELEKRKEEIEREVAKRVEEAKRKMEHEMMQELEKQREQQKREEIARQAEEERKRKELEDIMAENNKKIEEAQRKLAEERLAMIEEQRKMDEERQKLKKEQEKRVKEEQKKILGKNNSRPKLSFSLKPL; from the exons ATGATAATGGGACGTTCACGCTCTAGAAGTAAATCTCCTCGGCGTcatcataaaagtaataaacattCGAGGAAGAAAAGTCGTTCAAAAGACAGATCGTCCTCTCGCAGTAGGAGTACGAAACACGCCGAAAAGTCAAGAGAACGGAGTTCAAAATCACG AAAAAGGTCACATTCTGTGTCTTCAGCATCAACCACTGATGGCTCATATGATGGTAGCAGGAGTAGAAAGAAATCCAAATGCCGCAATAAAATGGATGAAGTGGACCGCCTTGCTGAAATGGAAAGGCAAAGGCGTATAAGAGAAGCGGAACAAAAG GTAGTTGAGGAAGAAGCTGCTAAAAGAATAGAACTTCTTGTCAAGAAAAGAGTAGAGGAGGAATTAGAAAAACGAAAGGAAGAAATAGAAAGAGAAGTTGCTAAAAGGGTCGAAGAGGCCAAAAGAAAAATGGAACATGAGATGATGCAAGAACTAGAAAAACAGCGGGAACAACAGAAACGAGAGGAAATTGCTCGACAG GCTGAAGAGGAACGTAAAAGGAAAGAGTTGGAGGATATCATggctgaaaataataaaaagattgaGGAAGCTCAACGCAAGCTG GCGGAAGAAAGGTTGGCTATGATAGAAGAACAAAGGAAGATGGACGAAGAGAGACAAAAGTTGAAAAAGGAACAAGAGAAAAGAGTAAAAGAagaacaaaagaaaattttaggCAAAAACAACTCCAGACCCAAACTTTCATTCTCCTTGAAGCCACTTTGA
- the LOC125051382 gene encoding mannose-P-dolichol utilization defect 1 protein homolog — protein MGDIIKGFLISLLTEKCFNEYFLKYNFLDVPCFKSSLSKGLGIGIIAGSILVKVPQILKILNSKSAKGINIYGVSLELFAITANFTYSYVMNFPFSAWGEGTFLALQTAAIAALVLHYSGSPMQAALFLSVYPAVVSALVSGYTPVDVLWTMQAVNVPIILVAKAIQVITNYKNGSTGQLSAVTCFLLLAGSIARIFTSIQETGDLIIIVTYCVSTIANGAIVFQLFWYWNVDTSVSTKNKNKKKKRT, from the exons ATGGGTGATATTataaaaggatttttaatatctttattgACTGAAAAATGCTTCAACGAATACTTTTTAAAGTACAATTTCCTGGATG TTCCATGTTTTAAAAGTAGTCTAAGCAAAGGTCTGGGTATTGGTATAATTGCTGGCTCAATATTAGTAAAAGTCCCTCAAATTCTAAAAATTCTTAATAGCAAGAGTGCTAAAGGGATCAATATTTATGGGGTTTCTCTTGAACTATTTGCGATTACTGCCAACTTCACCTACAGCTATGTAATGAACTTTCCTTTCAG tgcaTGGGGTGAAGGAACATTTCTGGCTCTTCAAACAGCTGCAATTGCAGCTCTTGTACTTCATTATAGTGGGTCTCCAATGCAAGCTGCATTATTCTTGTCTGTTTATCCTGCTGTTGTCTCAGCATTAGTCAGTGGTTATACTCCTGTTGATGTGCTATGGACAATGCAAGCTGTTAATGTTCCTATTATATTAGTTGCTaag GCAATTCAAGTTATAACTAACTACAAGAATGGCAGTACTGGACAATTATCAGCGGTGACATGTTTTCTTCTATTAGCGGGCAGTATTGCAAGAATATTTACATCCATCCAGGAAACAGGAGACCTAATAATTATAGTCACATATTGTGTATCAACTATAGCCAATGGTGCTATTGTCTTCCAACTATTTTGGTATTGGAATGTTGACACAAGTGTATCCACCAAAAACAAGAACAAAAAGAAGAAACGCACATAG